One genomic window of Nerophis lumbriciformis linkage group LG29, RoL_Nlum_v2.1, whole genome shotgun sequence includes the following:
- the synm gene encoding synemin, whose product MILSSKNAKMLPFKRTFEGEKHQLQELNGRLAEYLSRTQQLERENARLMGEIKQLRQATVAEREPRYKAEMRELRRCVERMCLEKSRAEVERERLWKELQEVRAQCGQQSEACRGIRGDLQGCEKELRDAHKTNTSLQQRLVDLQNECAFLEERHRQGMEHLRRQVGSAVQAPCVLTQTHPGPASAEEVQRYARGLSEGWMETLEVYQQKVEEMERTVQEEQTLLSDLRSEKQQHATQLDKLRTDAEKQGRLQAHLEEELMLMQEKFGHDVGEYQMIIEQLERERNMMADAIGQKMQEHQHLLQVKMDLGMEVAAYRALLEGERAGLQDSQRRVNQHSRERLIDIKMTGQPYTPRTTTRQRMDVRFTPPSSHLRGSPVVQSGSRSPSRVVPISLTTRTQHQSPASRRDMISFVKAQSASSAAVSSATEDKGVVKSGKQSQKSIRTEEKIKKVEQISLVKNETSSIKSSAAETTPRKVLSPGITSLDTKPMRVKEVDEPDKGDDKGFKEEGKSESTMETSEGKAFNSVSVEEIIEKVIKPAGLEAKDCSSGESNMTYHVEKTTQEDGSTKTQIVLESKVKEEVDVSVDSSLDQLLSQGVKNVSLEDIKDTATGSMIKNLLSGLKGQGNLQNRSVNVEIIEQAVESSGDEVTEKCFHEPSSYFQIEEMKNEQYAQKSAADGMKTMVDPKSGSVQVHEVIKESETLYFTHDQEPEEYFVSTPDDNLSELEETCGITSYGHYGIVDDLSDERYYQEDRLPQSSAIVKEQDDYKFIPGERTFLRESIPECIIEEEIRVSPIVQESMLEFLREDSLAPKDQLRGALEKLQGSVSGPLREELAYLTKVSGENPQNVAVDIKKVQKSSDSGTTTIVAELNVSQTLEDSGLLDDDDLSDEQIMEALRSSHLGSALQGGAGEGYSFRISKEQQVMLGDEFDFTREGESTSVLTERQLKLGPSEKTFSIQMEGHSSHTADSSDQE is encoded by the exons atgattttgtcGTCCAAAAACGCCAAAATGTTGCCTTTTAAGAGAACTTTTGAGGGCGAGAAGCATCAGCTGCAGGAGCTGAACGGCCGGCTGGCCGAGTACCTCTCCAGGACGCAACAACTGGAGCGGGAGAACGCGCGTCTGATGGGCGAGATCAAGCAGCTGAGACAGGCCACGGTGGCGGAAAGGGAGCCGAGGTACAAGGCCGAGATGCGGGAGCTGAGGAGGTGCGTGGAGCGGATGTGTCTGGAGAAGTCCCGGGCCGAGGTGGAGAGGGAGCGGCTGTGGAAGGAGCTGCAGGAGGTGCGCGCGCAGTGCGGCCAGCAGAGCGAGGCGTGCAGGGGCATCCGCGGGGATCTGCAGGGCTGCGAGAAGGAGCTCCGGGACGCGCACAAGACCAACACTTCCCTCCAGCAGCGGTTAGTCGACCTCCAGAACGAGTGCGCCTTCCTGGAGGAGCGACACAGGCAGGGGATGGAGCACCTCCGGCGTCAGGTGGGCTCCGCGGTGCAGGCGCCCTGCGTCCTCACGCAAACCCACCCCGGGCCCGCATCCGCGGAGGAGGTGCAGCGCTACGCCCGGGGGCTCTCCGAGGGATGGATGGAGACCCTGGAGGTGTACCAGCAGAAGGTGGAGGAGATGGAGCGCACCGTGCAGGAGGAGCAGACCTTGCTGAGCGACCTGCGGAGCGAGAAGCAGCAGCACGCCACGCAGCTGGACAAATTACGCACGGACGCGGAAAAGCAAGGACGGCTTCAAGCGCACCTGGAGGAGGAACTGATGCTCATGCAGGAGAAGTTCGGTCACGACGTGGGAGAATATCAG ATGATTATTGAGCAGCTGGAACGTGAGAGGAACATGATGGCCGATGCAATTGGTCAGAAGATGCAAGAACATCAGCATCTTCTCCAGGTCAAGATGGACCTGGGCATGGAGGTGGCTGCCTACAG AGCTCTTTTGGAAGGTGAGCGAGCTGGTCTTCAAGACTCCCAAAGGAGGGTGAACCAACATTCAAGAGAAAGATTAATAG ATATCAAGATGACCGGCCAACCTTACACTCCAAGAACCACAACCAGACAGCGTATGGATGTCAGGTTTACACCACCTTCTTCTCATCTGAGAGGATCTCCTGTGGTTCAATCAGGGTCCAGAAGTCCCTCAAGAGTGGTTCCAATTTCCCTTACAACCAGGACGCAGCATCAGAGTCCTGCTTCGAGAAGGGACATGATCTCATTCGTTAAAGCCCAGAGTGCCTCTTCTGCCGCCGTTTCCAGTGCCACAGAAGATAAAGGAGTAGTAAAGAGTGGGAAGCAAAGTCAAAAGTCAATAAGAACGGAAGAGAAAATTAAGAAAGTCGAACAGATCTCGCTGGTAAAGAACGAAACCAGTTCCATCAAGTCATCTGCTGCTGAGACCACACCAAGAAAAGTGCTCTCACCAGGGATTACAAGCCTGGACACAAAACCAATGAGGGTGAAAGAGGTAGATGAACCAGATAAAGGAGATGACAAGGGGTTTAAAGAGGAAGGTAAATctgagtccacaatggagacaagTGAGGGAAAGGCATTCAACAGTGTGTCTGTCGAGGAGATCATTGAGAAAGTCATCAAACCAGCTGGTTTGGAAGCCAAGGATTGTTCCTCTGGAGAATCAAATATGACCTACCACGTAGAGAAAACTACACAAGAGGATGGCTCGACTAAGACCCAGATTGTGCTAGAGTCCAAAGTGAAAGAAGAAGTGGATGTTTCTGTGGACTCTTCCCTGGATCAGCTGCTGAGTCAAGGAGTGAAGAACGTATCTCTGGAGGATATCAAGGACACAGCGACAGGAAGCATGATCAAGAACCTGCTAAGTGGCCTTAAGGGTCAGGGTAATCTACAAAACAGGTCAGTCAATGTGGAGATCATTGAGCAAGCAGTGGAGTCTTCCGGTGATGAAGTAACAGAAAAGTGTTTTCATGAGCCCTCGTCATATTTCCAAATTGAGGAGATGAAAAATGAGCAATATGCTCAGAAGAGTGCTGCTGATGGCATGAAAACTATGGTTGATCCTAAGAGTGGATCTGTTCAGGTTCACGAGGTCATTAAGGAGAGTGAAACTTTATATTTCACCCATGACCAAGAGCCTGAGGAGTATTTTGTCTCCACacctgatgataatctctcagaACTTGAAGAGACGTGTGGCATCACCTCATATGGTCATTATGGCATTGTGGATGACTTGTCTGATGAGAGGTATTATCAAGAAGACAGACTTCCACAAAGCAGCGCCATTGTTAAGGAACAAGACGACTACAAGTTTATCCCAGGGGAACGTACCTTTCTCAGAGAGAGTATTCCTGAATGCATCATTGAAGAGGAGATTCGTGTTTCCCCAATAGTGCAGGAGTCAATGCTGGAGTTCCTGCGAGAGGACTCTTTGGCGCCTAAAGATCAGCTGAGGGGTGCTTTGGAGAAATTACAAGGTTCAGTGTCAGGTCCACTTAGGGAGGAGTTAGCTTATCTAACAAAAGTTAGCGGTGAAAATCCACAAAATGTGGCTGTGGACATCAAGAAAGTGCAGAAGTCGAGTGACAGCGGAACCACCACCATAGTCGCAGAGCTTAACGTCTCCCAAACTCTGGAGGACTCTGGGCTGCTAGATGATGACGATTTATCGGATGAGCAGATCATGGAAGCTCTGAGGTCTTCTCACCTGGGTAGTGCCTTGCAGGGAGGTGCAGGGGAGGGCTACAGCTTTCGGATCTCCAAAGAACAGCAAGTTATGCTTGGCGATGAGTTCGACTTCACAAGGGAAGGCGAGTCAACGTCAGTTCTTACGGAAAGACAACTCAAACTAGGGCCATCAGAGAAGACCTTTAGCATTCAGATGGAGGGGCATAGCAGTCATACTGCGGATAGCTCTGATCAAGAGTGA